Below is a genomic region from Methylobacterium sp. FF17.
TGGTCGCCCGCGATGCCTCGCCGCCGGAGCGCGAGGCGGTCGCGGCCGGCCTGACCCGCGCCCTGGCGCAGGTGAAGAAGGGATACTGAGCGGATGCGCCGGGCCGGGATCGGGATCGTCGCCCTGATGGTGTGGGCCGGCCTCCAGCCGGCGGGTGCGCTCTCCGACGCGGCGGTGGAGATCCGCTTCGTCGCGCCGGAGCGCTACACGGATGCCGACGACCGCTACGGGTCGGGCCCGTCGCTGCGCGGGACGCTGTCGGAGATCCGGCGGATCCTCGAGCTCTCGGCGCGGCGGGTGCTGGCGCCCGGCGACCGCCTCACCATCGACGTTCTCGACATCGATCGCGCGGGCTTCGTCACACCGGGGTTCAGCGGACCGTCGGGCCTGCGCGTGGTCAACGACGTCACGCCGCCGGCCTTCCGCCTGCGCTACGACCTGCGCCGGGCCGGGCGCCGCATCGCGTCGGGCGAAGAGCGGGTCGGCGACATCAACTACCTGTTCGGCGCCCGCGCCGCCCGCACCGGCGGCTTCGCCTACGAGGAGACGTTGCTCCGCGACTGGGCCCGCCGGCGCCTCGCGGTTCCGTAGGGAGTCGCGAAAAAATCGCGTGGCCCGCATTTTTCTGTTGACGCCGATTCGGGCCGGATCTATACCAGCGACATCGGCGGGCGGCCAACGGGGTTGGCGGCTTGCTTTTGCATCTCCTGCACGATTTGAAGGATGGGTCCGGTTTTGGCCGGGCGTCTTTCTGTCGGTTGCGTGATGTTTCTGTTCTTTGACAAGTGAATCTGAGAAAGAGAAGCGTGGGCGGCGTTTTGTCCTTGCGGATTCCTGTAATGGGGATCGTGAGACGATTGCTGACACGTTTCGAGAGCTCACCGATATGGTGGTGGAAACGCCCTGTATCGTTGTGTGCTTCCGTTATGATGTGATCAGCTAGATCAACTCTTCAACTTGAGAGTTTGATCCTGGCTCAGAGCGAACGCTGGCGGCAGGCTTAACACATGCAAGTCGAGCGGGCACTTCGGTGTCAGCGGCAGACGGGTGAGTAACACGTGGGAACGTACCCTTTGGTTCGGAATAACGCTGGGAAACTAGCGCTAATACCGGATACGCCCTTTTGGGGAAAGGCTTGCTGCCGAAGGATCGGCCCGCGTCTGATTAGCTAGTTGGTGGGGTAATGGCCTACCAAGGCGACGATCAGTAGCTGGTCTGAGAGGATGATCAGCCACACTGGGACTGAGACACGGCCCAGACTCCTACGGGAGGCAGCAGTGGGGAATATTGGACAATGGGCGCAAGCCTGATCCAGCCATGCCGCGTGAGTGATGAAGGCCTTAGGGTTGTAAAGCTCTTTTGTCCGGGACGATAATGACGGTACCGGAAGAATAAGCCCCGGCTAACTTCGTGCCAGCAGCCGCGGTAATACGAAGGGGGCTAGCGTTGCTCGGAATCACTGGGCGTAAAGGGCGCGTAGGCGGCCATTCAAGTCGGGGGTGAAAGCCTGTGGCTCAACCACAGAATTGCCTTCGATACTGTTTGGCTTGAGTATGGTAGAGGTCGGTGGAACTGCGAGTGTAGAGGTGAAATTCGTAGATATTCGCAAGAACACCAGTGGCGAAGGCGGCCGACTGGACCATTACTGACGCTGAGGCGCGAAAGCGTGGGGAGCAAACAGGATTAGATACCCTGGTAGTCCACGCCGTAAACGATGAATGCTAGCTGTTGGGGTGCTTGCACCTCAGTAGCGCAGCTAACGCTTTAAGCATTCCGCCTGGGGAGTACGGTCGCAAGATTAAAACTCAAAGGAATTGACGGGGGCCCGCACAAGCGGTGGAGCATGTGGTTTAATTCGAAGCAACGCGCAGAACCTTACCATCCCTTGACATGTCGTGCCATCCGGAGAGATCCGGGGTTCCCTTCGGGGACGCGAACACAGGTGCTGCATGGCTGTCGTCAGCTCGTGTCGTGAGATGTTGGGTTAAGTCCCGCAACGAGCGCAACCCACGTCCTTAGTTGCCATCATTCAGTTGGGCACTCTAGGGAGACTGCCGGTGATAAGCCGCGAGGAAGGTGTGGATGACGTCAAGTCCTCATGGCCCTTACGGGATGGGCTACACACGTGCTACAATGGCGGTGACAGTGGGACGCGAAACCGCGAGGTTGAGCAAATCCCCAAAAACCGTCTCAGTTCAGATTGCACTCTGCAACTCGAGTGCATGAAGGCGGAATCGCTAGTAATCGTGGATCAGCATGCCACGGTGAATACGTTCCCGGGCCTTGTACACACCGCCCGTCACACCATGGGAGTTGGTCTTACCCGACGGCGCTGCGCCAACCGCAAGGAGGCAGGCGACCACGGTAGGGTCAGCGACTGGGGTGAAGTCGTAACAAGGTAGCCGTAGGGGAACCTGCGGCTGGATCACCTCCTTTCTAAGGATGCTTCTTCAGTGAAGTGCGCTGTGATGGCGTGCCGCTCCTCTTGAGGCGTCATTGGATACATGGGTTCAGTCAGAACCCACTATGCGGGACGGCGCCGTCCTCGTTTCTCTTTCTCATTCCGGATAGCGTGATCGGTGCACCGTTCAGGTGTCGTTTTGATCAGCTTGGGCCTGTAGCTCAGGTGGTTAGAGCGCACCCCTGATAAGGGTGAGGTCGGACGTTCGAGTCGTCCCAGGCCCACCATGCATACGGGCGATCTGTTCGCATCTGCCAGAATTGGGGCCATAGCTCAGCTGGGAGAGCGGTTGCTTTGCAAGCATCAGGTCGTCGGTTCGATCCCGACTGGCTCCACCAGTTGTCTCCAGACGCAGCCCTTCATGGGCGCGACGGCGGCGGGTGGATCTTATGGGAATATCCGGAACAACCAAGTTTTGCTGCTCGTGCAGGTCCATCAGGGATCGCGCGGGTTCGCGAAAATCGACATCGTTTAGAGGGAATGTGGCCGTTGTGGCAGCGAGAGCTGGTCCGCATCGGTCATGTTCGGCAAGCATAAGGTGATGGGTTCTGAAAAGGGCCTGTCACCGGTCTTTTTGTGACCGTGACGTTTTTTGGATCGGGCTTCGTGCCGGGTCGCAAAGAAGCGAACATCGATCATGAGAGCGATCAAGTGCCTTAAGAGCATTCGGTGGATGCCTTGGCGCTGAGAGGCGATGAAGGACGTGGTACGCTGCGATAAGCCTTGGGGAGCTGCGAACGAGCTTTGATCCAGGGATTTCCGAATGGGGAAACCCACCTTCGACCTTTCGTATTGTGGTCGCAGACTTTGGTCTGCGGCTTCACTACGATTGGTCACATGAAGGTATCAAATCCTGAATCCATAGGGGTTTGAAGCGAACCCGGGGAACTGAAACATCTAAGTACCCGGAGGAAAGGACATCAACGAGACTCCGTCAGTAGTGGCGAGCGAACGCGGATCAGGCCAGTGCCTGTTGTGATTTTACTGGAACGGTCTGGAATGGCCGGCGAGATGGGTGACAGCCCCGTACAGGACGGAAGAACGACAGGACTCGAGTAGGGCGGGACACGTGAAATCCTGTCTGAACATGGGGGGACCACCCTCCAAGCCTAAGTACTCCTCAGCGACCGATAGCGAACAAGTACCGTGAGGGAAAGGTGAAAAGCACCCCGACGAGGGGAGTGAAACAGTTCCTGAAACCGGATGCTTACAAACAGTGGGAGCTCAAGGTTCGTCCTGAGTGACCGCGTACCTTTTGTATAATGGGTCAGCGACTTAAAGTAACGAGCAAGCTTAAGCCGGTAGGTGTAGGCACAGCGAAAGCGAGTCTGAATAGGGCGTTCAGTTCGTTGCTTTAGACCCGAAACCGAGTGATCTAGCCATGTGCAGGATGAAGGTGGGGTAACACCCACTGGAGGTCCGAACCAGTGCCCGTTGAAAAGGTCTTGGATGACGTGTGGCTAGGGGTGAAAGGCCAATCAAACTCGGAAATAGCTGGTTCTCCGCGAAAGCTATTTAGGTAGCGCCTCGAGTGAATACCGTGCGGGGTAGAGCACTGGATGGGCTAGGGCCGCCCACAGCGGTACCAAACCTAACCAAACTCCGAATACGCACGAGTACTGCTCGGGAGACACACGGCGGGTGCTAACGTCCGTCGTGGAGAGGGAAACAACCCTGACCAACAGCTAAGGCCCCCAATTCGTGGCTAAGTGGGAAAGGATGTGGGAATCCCAAAACAACCAGGAGGTTGGCTTAGAAGCAGCCATCCTTTAAAGAAAGCGTAACAGCTCACTGGTCTAAACAAGGGTTCCTGCGCCGAAAATGTAACGGGGCTCAAGCCACGAGCCGAAGCTTTGGGTGTGATCCGCAAGGATTACGCGGTAGCGGAGCGTTCCGTAGGCCTGTGAAGGGATACCTGTGAGGGGTCCTGGAGGTATCGGAAGTGCGAATGCTGACATGAGTAACGACAAAGAGTGTGAAAGACACTCTCGCCGAAAGTCCAAGGGTTCCTGCGTAAAGTTAATCTGCGCAGGGTTAGCCGGCCCCTAAGGCGAGGCCGAAAGGCGTAGTCGATGGGAACAGGGTGAATATTCCCTGGCCAGTGGATGGTGACGGATGCCGTAAATCGTTCAGTCTTATCGGATTGATTGGGCGGTGAAGGGGTTCCAGGAAATAGCCTCCACGTGAGACCGTACCCGAAACCGACACAGGTGGACAGGTAGAGTATACCAAGGCGCTTGAGAGAACTATGCTGAAGGAACTCGGCAATTTGCCTCCGTAACTTCGGGATAAGGAGGCCTGACTTTTACGCAAGTGAGAGTCAGGGGCACAGACCAGGGGGTGGCGACTGTTTATCTAAAACACAGGGCTCTGCGAAGTCTGTAAGACGACGTATAGGGCCTGACGCCTGCCCGGTGCCGGAAGGTTAAGAGGAGAGGTGAGAGCTTTGAATCGAAGCCCCGGTAAACGGCGGCCGTAACTATAACGGTCCTAAGGTAGCGAAATTCCTTGTCGGGTAAGTTCCGACCTGCACGAATGGCGTAACGATCTCCCCGCTGTCTCCAGCATAGACTCAGTGAAATTGAATTCCCCGTGAAGATGCGGGGTTCCTGCGGTCAGACGGAAAGACCCCGTGCACCTTTACTGTAGCTTTGCGCTGGCATTCGTGTCGGCATGTGTAGGATAGGTGGTAGGCTTTGAAGCGAGGGCGCCAGCCTTCGTGGAGCCATCCTTGAAATACCACCCTTGTAGATATGGTTGTCTAACCGCGGCCCCTGATCGGGGTCCGGGACAGCGCATGGCAGGCAGTTTGACTGGGGCGGTCGCCTCCCAAAGAGTAACGGAGGCGTGCGAAGGTAGGCTCAGACCGGTCGGAAATCGGTCGTTGAGTGCAATGGCATAAGCCTGCCTGACTGCGAGACGGACATGTCGAGCAGAGACGAAAGTCGGTCATAGTGATCCGGTGGTCCCGCGTGGGTGGGCCATCGCTCAACGGATAAAAGGTACGCCGGGGATAACAGGCTGATGACCCCCAAGAGTCCATATCGACGGGGTCGTTTGGCACCTCGATGTCGGCTCATCACATCCTGGGGCTGGAGAAGGTCCCAAGGGTTCGGCTGTTCGCCGATTAAAGTGGTACGTGAGCTGGGTTCAGAACGTCGTGAGACAGTTCGGTCCCTATCTGCCGTGGGTGTTGGAGTATTGAGAGGATTTGTCCCTAGTACGAGAGGACCGGGATGAACATACCTCTGGTGGAGCTGTTGTGGCGCCAGCCGCAGTGCAGCGTAGCTACGTATGGACGGGATAACCGCTGAAGGCATCTAAGCGGGAAACCCACCTCGAAACGAGTACTCCCTTGAGAGCCGTGGAAGACCACCACGTTGATAGGCTGGGTGTGCAAGCGCGGTGACGCGTTGAGCTTACCAGTACTAATCGCTCGATCGAGCTTGATCGCTCTCATGATCCATGTTCGTGACACGAATACAAAGAGACCAATGACCATCAGCCTCACGGGATCGATGGTCCGCTTGCCGAACGTCTTGTCCTGCGCCGGTCTGGTGGTTTGAGCGGTGTGCCCAGAACCCGATCCCATCTCGAACTCGGCCGTTAAACACACCAGCGCCCATGGTACTGTGTCTCAAGACACGGGAGAGTCGGTCGCCGCCAGACCTGCACAGAACAAGACCACAGTCCCTCCAGACGATCACAGGTGGCGCGGGGTGGAGCAGCCCGGTAGCTCGTCAGGCTCATAACCTGAAGGTCACAGGTTCAAATCCTGTCCCCGCAACCAAACCCAGACCCAAAAGCCCGCCCCGGTGAAAACCAGAGCAGGCTTTCGGCGTTCCGTGCCCGCGATTCGTGAGGCGAACCTGACCGGATCGTCATGAACCCGCCACCCCTCGGTCATCCTGCCCCTGCGATGCTGCCTGTCCGCATGGGAGCGGGGGCGAGGGGAGGGCGGTCGTGGCGGGGAGCGCAAAAAACGGTTTTCCGATCCGGGGCGACGCCCTATCACTCGCGGCCATGCGCCTCCTCATCATCGAGGACGACCGCGAGGCGGTCGCCTACCTGGTCAAGGCCTTTCGCGAGGCGGGCCACGTCCCGGATCAGGCCCTCGACGGGCTCGAGGGCTACGCCCTGGCCCAGGAGGGCGACTACGACGTGCTCATCGTCGACCGGATGCTGCCCAAGCTCGACGGGCTCTCGCTGATCCGCTCCCTGCGCGAGCAGGGCGTCACGGTGCCGGTCCTCATCCTCTCCGCCCTGGGTCAGGTCGACGACCGGGTGAAGGGCCTGCGCGCCGGCGGCGACGATTACCTGCCCAAACCCTACGCCTTCTCCGAGCTCCTCGCCCGCGCCGAGGTGCTGGCCCGGCGCCGCGCCGGGGCGGCGGGCGCTTCCGAGGCCACGGCCTATCGCGTCGGCGACCTCGAACTCGACCGGCTCTCGCACCGGGTCACCCGCGCCGGGCAGGAGATCGCGCTCCAGCCCCGGGAGTTCCGGCTGCTGGAATACCTGATGCGCCATGCCGGCCAGGTGGTGACGCGCACCATGCTGCTCGAACATGTCTGGGACTATCACTTCGATCCGCAGACCAACGTCATCGACGTGCACGTCTCGCGCCTGCGCGCCAAGATCGACAAGGATTTCGCCCATCCGATCCTCCACACCGTGCGCGGCAGCGGCTACGTGCTCCGGGTGGACGAAGCGCGCGGCGCCGGATCGTGACGGCCGCCGACGACGCCCCGGCCGGACGCCTCGGCAACCTGTTCCGCACCACGGCCTTCAAGCTGTCGCTGGCCTACCTCGCGGTCTTCGCCACCTTCGCGCTGCTGGCGCTGGGCTACGTCGCCTGGAACGCCAGCAGGGTCCTCGACGACCAGATGGTCTCCACCATCGAGGCCGAGATCAACGGCCTCTCCGAGCAGTACAAGCTCGGCGGCCTGCGCCGCCTCATCGCGGCGGTGGAGCGCCGCGCCGGCGAGCCCGGCGCCTCCCTCTACCTCGTCACCAACGCGGCCGGCGAGCGCATCGTCGGCAACATCGCCGCCCTGCCCACCGGCCTCATCGTCGATCCGGGTCAGACCGAGGCCGACTACGCCCGCAACGGGGAGGCACAGACTCTCGACCACCGGGCGATCATGCAGATCTTCGTGCTGCCCGGTGGTTTCCGGCTCCTCGTCGGGCGCGACGTGGCCGAGCGCGACCGCCTCCGGGCGGTGATCGGCCGGACCTCCGGCTCGTCCCTCGGCCTCGTGGTGCTCCTCGGGGTGCTCGGCGCCTTCTTCATCGCGCGCCGCGTCCTCAAGCGCGTCGATGCGATGACCGAGACCACCCGCCGGATCATGGCCGGGGACCTCGACGGGCGCCTCGCGGTGGACGGCAACGGCGACGAACTCGATCGCCTCGCGCGCAACCTCAACGCCATGCTGGAGCGCATCGGCGCGCTGATGCGGGGGCTGCGCGACGTCTCCGACAACATCGCGCACGACTTGAAGACGCCCCTGACGCGCCTGCGCAACCGGGCCGAGGAGGCCCTGCGCAGCGCCGAATCGCCCGAGGCGCTGCGGGCGGCCCTGGAGGGCGTGATCGAGGAGAGCGACGGCCTGATCCGGGTGTTCAACGCGCTCCTGATGATCGCGCGCCTGGAGGGGGCCGAGGCGCGGGCGGATTTCCAGGTCTTCGATGCCGGGCCGGTGGTGCAGGCGGTGGCCGAGCTCTACGAGCCCCTCGCCTCCGAGCAGGGCTTGAGCCTGACGGTGGCCCTCGCGGGTGGCCCGCTGACGATGCGGGGCAACCGCGAACTGGTGGGGCAGGCCCTCGCGAACCTCCTCGACAACGCGGTGAAGTATGGGGGGGCGCGGGGCGTGATCGCGGTGGAGGCCGCGCGCGTCGGCGGGAGCCTCCGGCTGAGCGTCTCCGATCCTGGCCCCGGGATTCCCCCGGAGGCGCGGACGCGGGTGCTCGACCGGTTCGTCCGGCTGGAGGAGGCGCGCTCCCGGCCCGGTTTCGGCCTGGGGCTGAGCCTCGTCGACGCCGTGGTGCGCCTGCACCGGGGCACCCTGTCGCTCGAAGACCGGAGTTCGGACGCGTCTGCCTCCGGGCTCGCCGTCGTGATAACCCTGCCGGCAGAGGAATCGGGGGAGTAGGTCATGGCGCAGGGCGGTACGGGCACCGGCAGCCTTCGCGCGCGGCTGAGCGCGGCGCCGGTCCTGTCCGACCCGGAGGGAGCGCGGGCCCGGCTCGACGCGGTCGCGCCCCTCCTGGGCCCCGCCGGACTGGACCCGGCGGTGCAGACCCTGCTCCTCGGGATCGCGGATCATTCCGCCTTCCTCTGGCCGTTGATCGCGCGGGCGCCGGAGCGCCTGGCCGCCCTGCTCGAGGCGGAGCCGGAGGCGGCGCATGCGGACATCGTCGCCCGGCAGCGCGCGGCGGGCCGGGAGGCCGACCACGCGCAGGTGGCGACGGTCCTGCGCCGCAACCGCGACGCGCACGCGCTGCTGGTGGCGCTGGCCGATATCGGCGGGCTCTGGCCGCTGGAGACCGTGACGGCGGCGCTATCCGACTTCGCCGATGCCTCCGTGCGCGCCGCCACCGACGCCATGCTGCTGCAGGCGGCCGCGGCGGGGCGCTTCCTCCCGCGCGACCCGTCGGATCCGCAGGTGGAATCCGGCCTCGTGGTGCTGGCCCTCGGCAAGCACGGCGCGGGCGAACTGAATTACTCCAGCGACATCGACCTCGTGGTGTTCTTCGATCCCGAAACGGCGCCCCTGAAGGCGGACCTGCCCGCCACGCCGTTCTTCACCAAGCTGGCGCAGGGCATCGCCCGGCTCCTGCAGGAGCGCACCGCCGACGGCTACGTCCACCGGGTCGATTACCGCCTGCGGCCGGACCCGGGCTCGACCCCGGCCGCGCTGTCGCTGAACGCGGCCTACGTCTACTACGAGAACCTCGGCCAGAACTGGGAGCGCGCGGCCTACATCAAGGCGCGCGCCGTCGCGGGCGATATCCCGGCCGGGGAGCAGTTCCTCGCCAACCTGCGGCCCTTCATCTGGCGCAAGTACTTCGATTTCGCCTCCATCGCCGACGTGCATGCGATGAAGCGCCAGATCCACGCCGTGCGCGGGCACGACACCCTCGCGGTGGCCGGGCACGACATCAAGCTCGGGCGCGGCGGCATCCGCGAGATCGAGTTCTTCGTCCAGACCCAGCAGCTCGTCTTCGGCGGGCGCCGGCCGGAGCTGCGCGGGCGCCGCACCGTTGCGATGCTCGACGGCCTGACGCGCGACGGCTGGATCGACGCGACCGCCCGCGACGAGCTCACGGAGGCCTATGCGTTCCTGCGCACCGTCGAGCATCGCCTGCAGATGGTGCGCGACGAGCAGACCCAGCGCCTGCCGGTCGAATCCGAGGAGCTCGAACGCTTCGCGCACTTCGCCGGCTTCGAGACGCGCGCGGCCTTCGAGGCGGCCCTGCTCCACCATGCCCGGCGGGTGCAGGGCCATTACGCCCTGCTGTTCGAGGCCGAGCCCGACCTCTCCTCGGACGTGGGCGACCTCGTCTTCAGCGGCACCGGTGACGATCCGGCGACGCTCGCCACCCTGCGCACCCTCGGGTTCCGCGAGCCGGAGCGGGCGGTGGAGACCGTGCGCGGCTGGCATTTCGGGCGCCGCTCCGCCGTGCGCACGCCCCGCGCCCGGGAGGTGCTGACCGAGCTGGTTCCGGCGCTGATGCAGGCGCTCGGCGGCACCGCGCATCCCGACGCCGCCCTCGACACCCTCGACCGCGCCTTCGCGCGGATGCCCGCCGCCCTCGAACTCCTCACCATCCTGCGCTCGAACGAGCGGCTGCGCCTGCTCTTCGCCGACCTCCTCGGCACGGCGCCCCGCCTCGCCGAGACCGTGGCCTTCAGCCCGCACGTGCTCGACACGGTGATCGACCGCGATTTCGCCGATGCCAGCACCGACGCGGAGGCACTGGCGCGGCAGTTCCGGGCCCGCCTCGGGCAGCCGTCCGACCACGAGGATTTCCTCGACCGGTCCCGCGACGCCGCCCGGCAATTGCGCTTCCTCACCGGGGCGCGCCTCCTCTCCGGCATCCTGTCGCCGGCGGAGGCCGGACGCGCCTTCGCGGGCATCGCCGATGCGGTGGTGGCCGCGACGGTGGAGCGCGTCTCCGACGGCTTCTTCGCCGAGCACGGGGCGGTGCCGAAGGGCCGCTTCGCGGTGCTCGGCCTCGGCCGCCTCGGTTCGCGGCAGCTCACGGCGGATTCCGACCTCGACCTCGTGCTCCTCTACGACTTCGACCCCGACGACCGCACCAGCGCCGGCCCGAAACCCCTCGACGCGGCGGTGGCCTATAACCGCCTCGCGCAGCGCATCGTGGCGGCCCTCACGGTCCCGACCCGGCGTGGGCATCTCTACGAGGTCGATCTGCGCCTGCGCCCCGGCGGCGGGCAGGGGCCGGTGGCGGTGCAGTGGCGCGGGTTTCGCGCCTACCACGACGGCGATGCCGAGCTCTGGGAGCACATGGCCCTGACCCGGGCCCGGGTGATCGCCGGAGACCCGGGTCTCGCGGCCGAACTCGACGGCGAGATCCGCGCCGTCGTGCGCCGCGAGCGGGTGCCCGCCGAGGTGTACGCGGCGGTGCGGACGATGCGGCGGCTGGTGGAGGCCGAGAAGGGATCGCGCGGTTCGCTCGACCTCAAGCTCGCCCCCGGCGGCCTGCTCGACCTCGATTTCCTGGCCCAGGCCCTGGTGCTGGCGCATGCCCATCACCGGCCCGACCTCATCGGGCCCGGGGCGGCCGCGGTGTTCGGGTGCGCCGCCGGGCATGGTCTCCTCTCGGCGGCGGATGCCGACCGGCTCGCCGAGGCCTATCGCCAGTTCGACGACGTGCTGCACTGGCAGCGGCTGATGGTGGAGGGAGAGGCGGCCGAGGCATCGCCCGTGGCCCTGTCGCGCCTCGCCGTCGCCATAGGGGCACCGGATACGGGCCGGCTGGTCGAGCAGCTCGACGAGCAGCGCGAGGTCGTGCGGGCCGTGTTCGATCGCCTGCTCGGGGCGTAGCGGCGGTCGGAGTCGGGTGGCGAGCGAGCTTGCCACCTCCCGCCGAGGATGGCGGCGGCCGGCCTCCTACCGCCTCCGGCTGATCGGTTCTCAAGATCAATTCATCGACCGAGGCCCGTCTCAGACCAGTTCCGGCTTCGCCGCGCGCGCCGTGGCGCCGGCGGCGTCGCGCAGGAGCGCGACGGTTTCCTGGGCGGCCTCGGTGGACAGGGCCTGGAGATGGGCGGGTGTCGGCACGGGCAGGCGGACCATCACGATGGTGCCGAGGCCCTCCTGGGAGCGGATGCGCAGGGCGCCCCCGTGGAGTTCGGCCATCGAGCGCGCGATGGCGAGGCCGAGGCCGGAGCCCTTGTGGGTGCGGGTGAGGTTGGTCTCGACCTGCTGGAAGGGCGCGCCGAGGCGGCGCAGCGCCGATTTCGGGATTCCGATGCCGGTATCCTCCACGAAGATGTGGATGTTGTCGCCGGCGGGGCGCGCCTTGACGATGATCCGGCCGTCGCCCGAGGGCGTGAACTTCACCGCGTTCTGCAGCAGGTTGGTGAGGATCTGGTGCAGGGCACGCTCGTCCGCGAGCACGGTGAGGTCCGCGACCACGTCCACGTGGATGCTCAGGGACTTGGCGCGGGCCCCCTCGCCCACGAGCTTGAGGGAGCCCTCGATCGCGGTGGCGACCGCGATCTCGCGCGGGACGAGCCGGACCTTCTGGGCCTCGATGCGCGACATGTTCAGGATGTCGTCGA
It encodes:
- a CDS encoding bifunctional [glutamine synthetase] adenylyltransferase/[glutamine synthetase]-adenylyl-L-tyrosine phosphorylase, which encodes MAQGGTGTGSLRARLSAAPVLSDPEGARARLDAVAPLLGPAGLDPAVQTLLLGIADHSAFLWPLIARAPERLAALLEAEPEAAHADIVARQRAAGREADHAQVATVLRRNRDAHALLVALADIGGLWPLETVTAALSDFADASVRAATDAMLLQAAAAGRFLPRDPSDPQVESGLVVLALGKHGAGELNYSSDIDLVVFFDPETAPLKADLPATPFFTKLAQGIARLLQERTADGYVHRVDYRLRPDPGSTPAALSLNAAYVYYENLGQNWERAAYIKARAVAGDIPAGEQFLANLRPFIWRKYFDFASIADVHAMKRQIHAVRGHDTLAVAGHDIKLGRGGIREIEFFVQTQQLVFGGRRPELRGRRTVAMLDGLTRDGWIDATARDELTEAYAFLRTVEHRLQMVRDEQTQRLPVESEELERFAHFAGFETRAAFEAALLHHARRVQGHYALLFEAEPDLSSDVGDLVFSGTGDDPATLATLRTLGFREPERAVETVRGWHFGRRSAVRTPRAREVLTELVPALMQALGGTAHPDAALDTLDRAFARMPAALELLTILRSNERLRLLFADLLGTAPRLAETVAFSPHVLDTVIDRDFADASTDAEALARQFRARLGQPSDHEDFLDRSRDAARQLRFLTGARLLSGILSPAEAGRAFAGIADAVVAATVERVSDGFFAEHGAVPKGRFAVLGLGRLGSRQLTADSDLDLVLLYDFDPDDRTSAGPKPLDAAVAYNRLAQRIVAALTVPTRRGHLYEVDLRLRPGGGQGPVAVQWRGFRAYHDGDAELWEHMALTRARVIAGDPGLAAELDGEIRAVVRRERVPAEVYAAVRTMRRLVEAEKGSRGSLDLKLAPGGLLDLDFLAQALVLAHAHHRPDLIGPGAAAVFGCAAGHGLLSAADADRLAEAYRQFDDVLHWQRLMVEGEAAEASPVALSRLAVAIGAPDTGRLVEQLDEQREVVRAVFDRLLGA
- a CDS encoding response regulator transcription factor, encoding MRLLIIEDDREAVAYLVKAFREAGHVPDQALDGLEGYALAQEGDYDVLIVDRMLPKLDGLSLIRSLREQGVTVPVLILSALGQVDDRVKGLRAGGDDYLPKPYAFSELLARAEVLARRRAGAAGASEATAYRVGDLELDRLSHRVTRAGQEIALQPREFRLLEYLMRHAGQVVTRTMLLEHVWDYHFDPQTNVIDVHVSRLRAKIDKDFAHPILHTVRGSGYVLRVDEARGAGS
- a CDS encoding DUF3016 domain-containing protein, with amino-acid sequence MRRAGIGIVALMVWAGLQPAGALSDAAVEIRFVAPERYTDADDRYGSGPSLRGTLSEIRRILELSARRVLAPGDRLTIDVLDIDRAGFVTPGFSGPSGLRVVNDVTPPAFRLRYDLRRAGRRIASGEERVGDINYLFGARAARTGGFAYEETLLRDWARRRLAVP
- a CDS encoding sensor histidine kinase, encoding MTAADDAPAGRLGNLFRTTAFKLSLAYLAVFATFALLALGYVAWNASRVLDDQMVSTIEAEINGLSEQYKLGGLRRLIAAVERRAGEPGASLYLVTNAAGERIVGNIAALPTGLIVDPGQTEADYARNGEAQTLDHRAIMQIFVLPGGFRLLVGRDVAERDRLRAVIGRTSGSSLGLVVLLGVLGAFFIARRVLKRVDAMTETTRRIMAGDLDGRLAVDGNGDELDRLARNLNAMLERIGALMRGLRDVSDNIAHDLKTPLTRLRNRAEEALRSAESPEALRAALEGVIEESDGLIRVFNALLMIARLEGAEARADFQVFDAGPVVQAVAELYEPLASEQGLSLTVALAGGPLTMRGNRELVGQALANLLDNAVKYGGARGVIAVEAARVGGSLRLSVSDPGPGIPPEARTRVLDRFVRLEEARSRPGFGLGLSLVDAVVRLHRGTLSLEDRSSDASASGLAVVITLPAEESGE